DNA from Campylobacter sp. RM5004:
AATGAAAGTATAAGTTCAAATCATTCATTAGGAGAAGTTTTACTTAGCTCTGTTGCAGGTGCAATCATAGGCTCTTGGATAGGAAATAAATTATTTGGCAATTCGCATTTTAATGCAAACAAAGCTACTCATTATCAAAACCCAAGTGCTTATCAAAGAAGCGTAAATAGCTTTAAAAGCACAACAGCAACTAGTGCTAATAAAAGTAGTGGATTTTTCAAAAACAGCGGAAGTAGTAGCTCTACTAAAAGTAGTGGCTTTGGCTCTTAATGTATATTCAAACACTAAAATTAAAAGATTTTGTAATATTGATAAAAGCTAATGATGAATGCTTGATATCTATTGATATTACAAATCTAAAAAGCCTAAAAGATAAACCAAATCATATTACTAAGCTAGCAAAAGATGAATTGCAAAATTATTTTAATGGTAAAAAATATGATTTTTCAAATATCAAGCTAGATTTAAGTAAATTCTCAGCATTTAGTCAAAATGTATTAAATGAATTAAAAAACATACCTTATGCAACAACAATAAGCTATAAAGAATTAGCCTTTAGAATAGATTCTAAAGCTTATAGAGCAGTTGGAACTGCCTTATCAAAAAATCCTTATTTAATCATTCTACCTTGCCATAGAGTAATTCGCTCTGATGCTAGCTTAGGAAGATTTACTTGCGAAGTCTCAAATATGAAAGAATTTTTAAATAAGCACGAACAAAAATATAAAAGCACAAATATTTAAGCAAAAACACAAGAATTTAAAATAGGAATTAAAAGTCTAATTCCGAATTCAAATTCTTTGTAATTTATATTAAAAACTTAAAGCCTTTTTAACCTCATCGCTAGCCATTTCAATACTCCAAGCAGGCTCAAAAACTAGATTGATTTCTACATTTTCTACTACTTTACTAACTGCGTTTTTAACCCAAGTTATTAATAAATCATGCATAGGGCATGATTTAGTTGATAAAGTCATTGTAATTTCGCATTTATTATCACTTAATTTTATATCATAAATAAGCCCTAAAGCCAAAATATCAAAGCCAACTTCAGGATCAATTACACTGCTGATTGCATCAATTATTTGCTTTTTCATTTAAATCTCCTTATATAAGTAAAAAAATTAATCACATTAATAAAAAGCCCTATTAATAAAGCTATATATAAATAAACTAAAGGCTTAAAATAAAGACTAAAAACCAAAGCAATATTAATAAACATAGTAAAATACGCTACCTTGCCTAAAACCATATCGCTTAATAAAGGGACTTTGCATTTGCCAATTAGCTTTGAAATAAAGTGATACCAAATCAAAAAGGGCAAAATCTTATAAACATGAGCGATAATAAATGGCAAAATACAAGAAAATATTAATAATCTTAAAGCCATTGTAAAATCATTTAAAACAAATTCATACGAAGCCAAAATTGCCCCAACACTTGCAAAAACTATATTTAAATTCCAATAATCCCTAGCCTTTCTAGTCCTTAAATACAAAATATACAAGCACCACAAAACAAAGGCTAAAAATGAAAAAACAGCTATAAATTTATTAAAAAATGCAAAAAAATATGAAATAAAACTAAGCCATAATAAATAATTTTTATGCTTATGAGTTAGCGCAAACATAGGCAAAAGAACATTAGCAGCTCCAATGCAAATAAACAAAACAAAGCCAAGCATAAAATAAATATGCAAATTTAAAAACAATTCATATTCTAAAGCGATTGAGCCATTTATAATAAATACTAAAAAAACCGCACAAATTAAACCTAAAGCTAAAAACAAAACACCTAAAAACAAAGCACTTTTGGCTATATTTTTAAAATCAAAAAATGATAATTTAAATAAAATAATAAAATAAAAAACACATAAAGCTACTAAAATTACGCATACTTTTAATAATTCATAATTTAAAGTAATAAAAGCATAAATCATACAAGCTAAGCTTATATTTGTTGCTAAGGCTATCATAAATACGCCCTTTATACCGATAAATGCTTTTTCATAAATTACTGAGCTTAGCTGATACAAGCTTCCTATTATTATATTTAAACTAAATCCAGCGAAAAAACAATGCAAAAATGCCTTAAATGAATAAGAATAAAAATCATCACTCGCATAAGAAAACAAAAATATTAAAGCAAACAAATAGCAAAATGCCATTATAAAATAAATCGCCACCACTTTAAATGGTGGAGCAAAAGCGTTCAACATAATTAATCCTTAAGGATGATCTTTACAAGCTTCATCAAAATTATCATGCTCTTTAATTTTTGTAAAAACTAACCAAAATAAGCCATCTTTTTGCGTAGTTTCAATCTCATAATAAGGTTTAACGCTAGGAAGTAATCCTAATGGATTTTTGTGATTTAGCATGATTAATTTTTGATTTGGCTTTAGGCTATTAAGCCCTACTCTTGCATTTATCATAGGCTCAGGTGGCATACATTTACTACTATCAAATGCTAAATATTCATCATTTTCATAAAAATCAACAGTAGCATTTGCTAAACTTACTTTTTTCCAAGATTTAAAATCAAACATTTTTTCTCCTTTTTTATTTTGCATTGTAAAAAAAGTTTTAAAAATTAATTTTGATTTTCATCAATTTTTGAAAAGTAATTTAGAAAATTAATTTCCGAATTCAAATTCTTTGCAGTTTTAAGGAATTTCAATGAAGAAATTCCTTTAATATCATTTCGCTTTACTTACCTTACCCATTTCAATATATGGTCCAAATCTATGCTCATTTACATCAAAATCATCATCATAAGGTGGCACATCCATATCAAGTGGCTTTGTTCTTCTATCAGGAAAATCAGCTTCACGATTAGCCTTTATAGGTCTTTGTTTTGAATTAATATACGATGCTACATCAAAGGCTTCTTCATCGCTTAAAGTTGCATCGCCTTTTGGCATATTGCCTTTAATATACTGAGCAGCTTTTATTAATCTATACATACCAGCACCAGTATTATAGCTATCATCTCCCCAAAGTGCAGGATATACATAATATCCACCCCTTTGTTCATCATTTACAACGCCTTCTCCGTTTTCACCATGACAGGCTGAGCATTTGTCTTCATAGATAGCTTTACCTTTTTTAGGGTCTGCTGCTCTATTTAATAATTTTATTTTAGTAAGTCCTTGCCCTTCAACCTTAGCACCAATAGGAACACCTTGGCTTAAATAGTGCATATAAGTTACCATTGCTTTCATCTCAGGCGAATTAATAGGTAGTGGCTTACCATTCATAGAGCGTTCCATACAGCCATTTATTCTATTTTCAATGGTTGCGATTTGATCGCCTCTTGCTAAATATTGTGGAAATCTAGCATAAATGCCTACATATCCAGCTTCATAAGGCACGGTTCCGCCTGCTGCATGACAACTACTGCAAGATAGGTTGTTTCCTGCATATCTTTTGCTCTCATCTTTTGCTTTTGGTCCTATGTAATACGAAGTTTCATTCATTATTTTATTACCTAAGATTACAGCTTCAATGTATTTTGAACCCTTTGGCAATTTGCTCTCATCTAAATATCCATCATCATCCATAGCACTTGGCACTACCCAAGGAACTACTTTTGGCTCTTGTCCGGTGGCTGATTTTATCTTTGCTACACTTGGGTCAATTGCAAATACAGCTGATGATAATAAAAGTATAAAACTTAATTTTGTTTTCATAACTTCTCCTTAAATTGATTTATTAAATCTTAAAAAACCTATGTGAATTTTTTGTGAAAAATTGGGGAAATTTAGAAAATTTATTACAAAGATATTACAATTTTACAAAAAATAAATAAAACAAAAAGAATTTGAAATAGGAATTTGAAATTAAAGTTTTTCATAAATATAACCATATTTATGAAAATAAATTTTAAGCTCTTTTATATTGATATTATGATTATCTTTAAAATACTTTTCAAGCTCGTGATATTTTTCAATGCTTAAGATATTTATAATCTTTTCATCTTGCAATAACATTACCGAGTCCATTACCTTATAGTGTTTTAGTTTAAGCGTAAATATATAATAAAATAATTTAAGAATAAAATTTATAAAGTATTGTAAGATAGTAGCAGGCAATAAAAAAAGCCATAAAATTTGAATTACTTCATGGGGTTTTTGCGATTTGTGATGAACTACCGAAAAGCTTTTGTATATCTTAAAAGGCTTATTTAAATCAATACTTTCTAGTACTTCGCCATTATTTAGATAATTAATGGTATTTTTAGTAATTATGATTTCTCTTTTACACTTTACAAAAGGTCTTATGTAAGGTAGTGCTAAAAATGGCATAATTATAAAAACATTTCTATGAAGTGAAGTGCTAGGATTATCTGTTAGAAAATATGCAATATAACTTATTATCATACAAACAAAAGCAGGTAAAAAATCAAAAAATGTATTAATATCCTTGATAATTACCGGCTCTTTATCGTAATCTCTTTGCATATATTAAATGATTATTCCTTTATCAATTCATCTATTACATATACTTTATAGCCGTCAATTGTTTCCCAAGCACCAGAAAGATTATAAACATCTAATATTTCTTTAAGAAGATTTATAACTTCTTTTTCGCTTAATAATTCATTGTTTTTAATATCAAAAATACTCCAAACTTTATCATATAAAACACCATCTATTGTTATATCAAAATCATAATCAAGTATAACTTCAATCAAATTACCTTTATAATATAAAACCCACAAACCTTTGCTAAGTCTTGCTCGCTCTAATTCAGGGTCTAAAAAATTATAAGCTTGCATCATAAAACAATCTAATTCTTCATCTATCACTATTCTTTTTTCATCAGGCAACATACGATTTTGTTTATAATATAAGCTATCTGTATAATTGCAAAAAATATCTGTCATTTTATATTTTTCATTAAGTTCTTTTGTAACTACTGCGTTCTTAAAAGCCATTGTTTCTCCTTAATTTTAAAATTTATTGATTATATCAATTATCAATTTAAAATAATTTTATGCTTATTAAAATATTTCTAATTCCTATTTCAAATTCTCATAATTTTTCAAGGAATTTGAAATAGGAATTAGAAGTTTTATATTTACTTTGTTATGAGATTTATTTTGTTTATATAATTCTAATATTTATAAAATCACCATTTAAATCTAATCTAAAATTTGCCATGTTTTCTCCTTTTATTTAAAGTTTATTTCTTCTAAGCTTTCTTTTGCTTGTTTTTCTGGGTTTAGGTTTGAATAACCACAATTATCAAATTTACGTCTATAACTACGTTTTTTCTTTATATCAGCTTCGTATGATAAAAACTCATGATTAAAAACTCTAAGTCTATATTTATACTCTTTTTCTTTATCTTCACGCTCATCAAATTCATCAAGAAGATAAAAACTATAGGTTCTATATATATTATCTTTAAATTCAAAGGCTATGTCAGTATAAAATGTAATTGAAATTGAGCTATCACTCACAAGAATAATAGGTTTGGTAAATCCAGCTGTATTATTTTTAACTACTAGATATTTAGTATAATCAACTAATTCTAATTCATCGTAATTAACATATCCTTTAGAATAAGCATTTTTTCTTAAGTAATCTTTGTAATTATCTAGACTAATATCTTTATGTATCTTATATTTGTAATTTGCAATTCTATTATAAACCCTTTTATCAACAATATCTTTATGTATTAATTGCTTTGTAAAAACATCAATCACCACTCTTTTATAAAGCTCATCTTTAGGTAATATCCTATCTTCTTTTAAGCAATAGCCTTGCTGATATTTTTTATAATCACTTAGAGTTACTATTCTTTCATTAGTTTTACTTGAGTAATCAGGTATGGTTCTTAAGTAATAACTACTTAAGGTAGATAATATTATTATCATAGGAATTATGCTGCAACTAAAAGCTAGCATATTATTAATTTTCTTTTTCAAAATAAAGAAAAGTATTGCGAAAAACATAATTATAAAAATTTGAAAATACACTAAAGGAGAAAATAAAAATGAGTTATATACTAAAATTATTATTTGACTTAATTTTTCAAAAATAATATTATTTATGTTTATAAAAATAACCATGATTACAGCAAACACTTCTAAGCCAAAACTAATATAAAAAGCCCCACTAATAACCGAAAAAATAACAATCACTATTTCAATTATTATAAAAATCTTAAAAAGTATTTTTAAGAATTCTAATGTGTTTTTCATACTATAACCTTAAATGTTTTTCATATCATAGCATTTATTTAATAAAGTATTAAAAATCTTTATCAAATTTAATTATTTGCTACTTTTTGTAAATATGAAATTCCTATTTCAAATTCCTTGAATTTTAATGGAATTTGAATTAGGAATTAGAAGTTGGTTTAAAGTGTTTTAATCTTTTATAGCTCTTTTGGTTAAGTCATTATAATGTTCTATTCTTCTATCTCTTAAGAATGGCCACCAGCGTCTTATTTGCTCGCATTTTTTCATGTCAATTTCAATCACAATTTCTAGTTCATCACTTGTATTACTTCTAAAGATTTCTTTGCCTTGAGCGTCATAAATAAAGCTATTACCCCAAAAATCAATTCCATTTTTAGAGTTTTCTTTGCTTTGTTTGGTGTGAGTTGCTTCATCTTGAGTAATGCTACTTTCTCCACTTAAAGCTACATCTTCAAAGCCCACACGATTAACCCCAACTACTGGCAAGCAATTTGCTATCGCATGACCTCTTTGAACCCCTAACCAAGCATTTAATTGATCTTGCATGGTTTCGCTATCATCACTAACGCCGTTTTCATAAAGCCAACCAATAGCCGTAGGATATATTAAAATTTGTGCGCCATCAAGTGCCATAAGTCTTGCAGCTTCAGGATACCACTGATCCCAGCAAACAAGCACGCCTAAGCGACCTACACTTGTATCTATCGCTTTAAAGCCTAAATCTCCTGGGGTAAAATAAAATTTCTCATAAAAGTGTGGATCATCTGGTATGTGCATTTTACGATATTTTCCTGCAATAGAGCCATCACTTTCAAAAACCACTGCTGTATTATGATATAAACCTTCTAAGCGTTTTTCATATAAAGAAGTTACTAAAACCACTTTATTTTGCTTTGCAACTTCACTCCAAAACTTTAAATCATCTTCATAATTTGCTGCTAGGTCAAAATTATTTGTATTTTGAACTTGGCAAAAATAAGCATTTTGGTGTAATTCTTGCAAAATTACTAATTTTGCTCCTTTGTTTGCTACATTTTTTATTTTTTCTTTAGTGATTTCTCTCATATTTTCACTATATTTTTGAGATACAAGTCCGATTTTTAACATAATCAATCCTTAAAAATATTCATACAAGAACAATGAAGTGAGCCATTTTGTCTTACAAATACAAGTGCATTTACCATGATAATTTCGTGATTTGGTAATGCAGCTTGTAATTTTTCTTTTACGATTTCATCATTTTTATCATCATAACAAGGAATTATTAAAGCATTATTTACAAAAACGAAATTAGCATAAGTGCAGCCTAATCTTTTTCCTTCATAATACTTTTTACTAGGAATTGGTAAAGAAATTAAATTATATTTTGTTTTCTTAAGCTCATCTTCCATTGCTTTTAAACTTGCGTAATTTTCATCGTTTAAATCTTCGCAAGAACTATAAGCTATGGTGTTTTCATCAATAAATCTTGCTAAAGTATCCACATGAGAATCCGTATCATCTCCTATAATAACACCATTTTCAAGCCATAAAACTTCGCTAACCTTTAAATGCTCTTTTAAGGTATTTTCAATTTCTTCTTTGCTAAGTTTGTTACGATTATCGTTTAATAAACACTCGCTTGTAGTTAGCAATACCTTGCCATTTGTATCAATACTGCCACCTTCAAGAATAAAATCAATCTTCTTTAAATCTTTTTTAAGATAGTTTTTAAACAAACTTTCATTAAAAGCATTATCAAGATTTGAGCTAAATTTATTACCCCACGCATTAAAGATAAAATCCAAATTATTATCAATAGGACCAAAATCTCTTATCCAAGTATCATTTGTATTAAAACAATAAAACTCAATATTATCAAGCTTTTTAAACTCAGTTAAATCAGCACTTTCGTGATGAACTAATAACACCTTACAATGTTTAGAAATTGCCTTTGCAAAATCCAAATAAGAGCTTAAAATCTCTTCTAAATAAGGCGACCAATCACTATTTTTGTGCGGTAACGCAAGTAAAATATATTCACATTTTTGCCATTCTGCTCTCATTAACAAAACACCTTTATATAAGCATAAGCTGAAACTATTAGCCAAACGCATAAAATAATAGCCATAATGAATGGTTTAAGACCAGCTTTGCTTAACATATCCTTTCTTATATTTACTCCAAGTGCAACCATACTAAGACTTAGTAAAAATGTATCAAATACGGCTATATTTGGTTTTATTACGCTTAATGCAAAATCAGTATTTAAAATAGGCATACTAGATACACCACAAGCTATTAAAAACCATATAGCAAACCAAGGAATTTGATTTAGGAAACTGCCGTTTTTTTCTTCTTTTTTAAAACCAAAACTAAGCATTATCAAAAACGGAACAAGCATTAAAACTCTTACCATTTTTACAACAATACTACTAGTAGCACCTTCAACACCTATGCTTGAACCAGCTCCAACTACATGTGCGACTTCATGTAAAGTCCCACCTACTAAAAAGCCAAAAAGTCTTTCATCTAAAGCAAAAAAACTTTGTGTTAAAGGCAAAAGAAACATTCCTAAACTGCCAAAAACAACAACAGTGCAAACCGCAACCCCAACTCTAGCAGAACCACCTTTAAGCACACTTTCGCTTGCTAAAACTGCAGCAGCTCCACAAATACTAGAACCACTCGCAATTAATGCTGATTGTAAAAAGTCTATTTTTAAAATTTTTCCAATCAATAAACCAAAAAAGAATGTAGAAAATACAATAAAAGCAGCAAGCCCTACTCCACTTAAGCCTATGCTCTCAATATCACTTAAAGATATTCTAAAGCCATATAAAATAATTCCAAGTCTTAAAACTTGCTTAGTACAAACCCCTAAAGCTCCTGTTTTTTTAAGTAAGCTTACATTATGATGTGCGAAATTTCCAATAACAGCTCCCAAAACAACTGCGATTATTAAAGCTGATATTCCAAATTTCTTAAAAAAACTAAGCTCTCCTATGGCATAAGAACAAAATGCTAAGACTATTAAAACTACATAACTTTCTATTTTTTTACTTTTATAAATTTTATTAATCCCCAAAGCTACTTGCTCTGGGGATTTATTGTGTTTTTTATGGCTCATTCTTTTTCCATTCTTGTTAGTGCATTAATTCCTATTAAATCAAAACCTGTTTTAATACTTAATGCCACTTGAGCAAAAATCTTTAAATATTGCTCTTCATTTTCATGACCTACTACTCTAGTTTCATTATAGATTTTATGGAATGAGCTTGCAATTTGTTTTAAATAATCACAAACTTTAGAAAGAGTTCTGCTATTAAAAGCATCTTCTAAAACATCATTTAAAGTTAAAGAATCAAACAATAAATTAAGTGCATTTTCATCATTAAAACTACTTAAATCAACATTAACTACATCATCAAAGCTCTTATTTGCTTTTGCAAAAATTTGATGAATTCTAGCGTGTGCGTAGTTTATATAAAATACTGGGTTTGAGCTATCTTGTTTTTTAAACTCATCAACATCAAACTCAAGCGGGCTATCACAACGCTTGCTTATAAAAATATAACGCAAAGCGTCTGCTCCAATATCTTCTAAAACATCGCTAAATAAAATTACATTACCTTTTCTTTTACTCATTTTATAAGGCTGACCATTTTTTAATAAATTAACCATTTGAGCAAGTATTACTTCAAGATTGTTTGCATCATGACCTAAAGCGCTCATTGCAGCTTTTACACGAGCAATATATCCATGATGATCTGCTCCCCAAATATTAATTACCTTATCATAGCCTCTACTTAATTTATCATCGTGATAAACAATATCAGCTGCAAGATAAGTGCCTCTTCCGTCTTCACGCACAATTACTCTATCTAAATCATCGCCGTATTTAGTAGATGCTAAGAATAATTTACCTTCTTTTTCATAAGTTGCATTAGCATTTTTAAGCTTATTTAGAGTTTCATCTAACTTAGAATAATAAGAAGTTTCGCTTACATAATTATCAATTTTAATTCTTGCATTTGCTAATGTTTGCTTTATTTCTTTTAAAACTTCATCTTTTGCTAAGTTAGCAATTTCGGCTTTTTTACTCTCGTAATCGTTTTTAAATTCTTCATAAAATTTAAAAGCAAGCTCTTGCATATATTCGCCACCATAAAAGCTTTCTGGATATTCAACCTTTTCTTTTAAAACAAAATCTCTTATAGCTAAAATTACGCTAGTTCCTAATAAATCTATTTGATTTCCTGCGTCATTTACATAATACTCAGTATCAAATGTATAGCCTAAATGTTTTGCAATTCTATTTAAACTATCTCCATATATAGCACCCCTTGCATGACCTATATGAAGTGGTCCTGTTGGGTTTGCGCTTACATATTCAAGTAGTATTTTATAATCTTTCTTAGGACTTTTTGCAAAATCTTTAGGATTATTTAAAGCGTTTTTACATAATTTATCTAAAAATTCATTTGATAATTTGAAATTAACATAAGCATTAACAGCTTCAACACTACTAAAAATATCACAATTTTTAAGCTTGTTTGCAAAATCTTGAGCTATTTGATTTGGAGATTTTCTAAGCTCTTTTGCAAAGCTAAAACACGGCATTGCAAAATGAGCTAAACTTCTGTCTTTTGGACTTTCTAAACTAAAGTTACAATCTAATTCTTTACTTAAATATTCTTTAACACTATCCTTTAGCATTAGGCTTTTTGCTCACTTTTTATTTCATTAGCCTCTGTTTTTTTTGTATTATCAGCTAATTCATCAACTTCATTAATACTTTTTGCTGGAGTATCATCAGCCATTTCTTTTTTGAAAGTTTTAATTCCTTTTCCTAAGCCTTTTGCAAGTTCAGGTAATTTCTTACCGCCAAATAATAACACTATTACAAGTAAAACTATAATCCAGTGCCATCCACTACCTATTCCCATTTTATTCTCCTTTTTTCCATTCTGAAATAAATTTTTTGATATCTTTATTTAACACTTTTAAGTTTGCTGCTTGGTAAAGCAATTTAAGTTCTTTATAAGCTTTATCTAAATCATCATTAATTATAAAAAAGTCATATCTTCCGATAGCTTGAACTTCTGCTGTTGCATTATGAAGTCTTTTTGATATTACATCTTCACTTTCTGTCCCACGACAAACCAAACGCTCTTTTAATACTTTTTCATTCTCAGGACTTATGAAAACTGATAAAAAGTCTTTACCTAATTTATCTTTAACAATTCTAAAACCTTGAACATCAATATCTAAAATAACATTTTTACCATTTTCTAAAGCATCATATATTGGTTTTAATGGTGTTCCATAATAATTACCATGAACATTTGCATATTCTAAAAACTCATCATTCTTAATTCCTAATTCAAATTCTTCATGGGTTAAATAATAATAATTTACACCTTCTTTCTCGCCTACTCTAGGAGCTCTAGTAGTAGCTGATATAGAAAAATAAAAGTCATTATAATCTTGTGCTAAACGCTCTAATAGGGTGCTTTTGCCCGCACCACTTGGGCCTGATATTAATAAAATTCCTGCCATAATTAATCTTTAAAACTTATGTTAATTGATATATTTATATCTTTTATACGATTTTTAGTACTCTTAGTGCTATTTATAATAGCTTGATTTACTGCCTTTGTTACATTCTCGCTAACTTCGCTTATATCATCATCTGAACTAACTTCAATATTATTCATTATTTCATTTTGCTTAGCTTCTTCTTTGCTTATTATAGGTTCATCTGAAGATATTTCTTCACCTAAAGCTTTTTTAATTTCAATTTCGTCTAATTCATCAAAATCGCTCACTTGCTCTTCTCCTATTTCATTTTTTTCTTTTAAATCTTCTAATTTTATCTCATCGCTAATTAAATCACTTTCTTGAATATCTAAATCATTAGCTATAATTTTTTCTTCAATATTATTATCATCTTCAAATTCTTTTAATTCGCTATCAAAATCATTTAAATTTTCAAAGCCTTCATTGTTTGCATTTTCTTCATCAATATTAGCTAAATCTTCATTGAAATCTAATTCTTCGCTTAATTCTAAATTACTTTCATCTTCTAGTAATTCTTCGCTTAAATTATCAAAATCTTCAGCTAAATCAAATTCGCTATTTACTAAATCTTCATTTAATACTTCTTCATCTAAATTAAGTTCATCTTCTAAATTTGATAATTTCATATCTTGATTAACATCTAAATCATCTAAACTTAAATCTTCATCTAAATTAAAATCATTATTTATTAAATCATCTTTTATTTCTAAATCTTCGCTTAAGTCTAAATTATTATTGTTTTCAAGCAAATCTTCATTTAAATCTAAATTTGTTTCTAGATCATCGCTTAAAATTGTTTCTTCTAATTTATCATCATCTTGCAATAAATCTTCATAATCTCTTCTTAATTCTTCAAAGCTTTCTGGCATTGAAAAATCATCTAAATTATGTAATTCATCTAATTCGTTTGATAATTCTTCATTGCTTAATTCGTTTTCTTCTAAATTATCAAATTCATTATCTAAAGCTAATTCTTCATCGTTAGAAACACCCAAATCATTTTCTAAAATATTTTCTTCTAACTCATTATTATTTAAATCTTCTTCTAAAAAGTCTAAATTATCATCTAAAGGCTTATCTAAATTCTCTTCATTTAATTCTAAAGAATTATCTTCTGCTTCTTCTTTATCATTTAAAATATCTTCAATATCTTCTAAAGAATCATTTTCTAAATCATCTAAATTTATTGGGTCTTCTTCAAAATTATTTTCTAATTTTTCTTCAATTTCTTCTAAAGTATCTAAATCATTAAATTCAAAATCTAAATCATTTTCTAATTTATTCTCATCTAAAAATGAAATATCTAATTCATCGTTAATGTCATCAACTTTAAAATCTTCTAAATCAATAGTATCATTTAATAAATCAATATTTTCTAATTCATCATGTATATTTAATTTTTCTTCTTTAAGTTCATCTTTAAAACTATTTATTAAATCTATAAAATCAGTAGGTAAAAATGGCTTATGAATCACTAAAGCTTCATCACTTGTTTCGTTTTTAGGTAATAATAATATAAGTTTTTTTGATATCTCTTTGCATTTATTAATATCAATATCACACTCA
Protein-coding regions in this window:
- the gmk gene encoding guanylate kinase → MAGILLISGPSGAGKSTLLERLAQDYNDFYFSISATTRAPRVGEKEGVNYYYLTHEEFELGIKNDEFLEYANVHGNYYGTPLKPIYDALENGKNVILDIDVQGFRIVKDKLGKDFLSVFISPENEKVLKERLVCRGTESEDVISKRLHNATAEVQAIGRYDFFIINDDLDKAYKELKLLYQAANLKVLNKDIKKFISEWKKGE